One genomic region from Leifsonia poae encodes:
- a CDS encoding glucosamine-6-phosphate deaminase — MAEIVVVSDQQSAGELSAQIMVDLIERTPDAVLGLATGSTPLALYRALAARVADIGLDVSRVRGFALDEYVGLPEGHPESYRSVITREVVEPLGLTPALIHVPNGSLDGIEHAGPDYEEALTAAGGVDVQVLGIGTDGHIGFNEPGSSFASATRVKTLTEQTRRDNARFFASEADVPMHCITQGLGTILRARHLLLLAFGEGKADAVAGAVEGPVSASNPGSAIQLHPHATVIVDEAAASRLQNLAYYRYAYANKPAWQTL; from the coding sequence GTGGCAGAGATCGTCGTCGTTTCCGACCAGCAGTCCGCGGGGGAACTCTCCGCGCAGATCATGGTCGACCTCATCGAGCGCACCCCGGATGCCGTGCTCGGCCTGGCCACCGGATCGACGCCGCTCGCGCTCTACCGGGCGCTCGCCGCCCGGGTCGCCGACATCGGGCTCGATGTCTCGCGGGTGCGCGGGTTCGCGCTCGACGAGTACGTCGGGCTGCCGGAGGGGCACCCGGAGAGCTACCGCTCGGTCATCACCCGCGAGGTGGTGGAGCCGCTCGGTCTGACACCGGCCCTCATCCACGTTCCCAACGGCTCCCTCGACGGCATCGAGCACGCCGGACCGGACTACGAGGAGGCTCTCACCGCCGCCGGCGGCGTCGACGTGCAGGTGCTCGGCATCGGCACCGACGGGCACATCGGGTTCAACGAGCCCGGCTCCTCGTTCGCCTCGGCCACGCGGGTCAAGACGCTCACCGAGCAGACCCGCCGCGACAACGCCCGCTTCTTCGCCAGCGAGGCCGACGTTCCCATGCACTGCATCACTCAGGGGCTCGGCACCATCCTGCGCGCCCGGCACTTGCTGCTCCTCGCCTTCGGCGAAGGCAAAGCGGATGCGGTCGCCGGCGCCGTCGAGGGGCCGGTCTCGGCCAGCAACCCCGGCTCCGCCATCCAGCTGCACCCGCACGCGACGGTGATCGTGGACGAGGCCGCCGCCTCTCGGCTGCAGAACCTCGCCTACTACCGGTACGCCTACGCGAACAAGCCCGCCTGGCAGACGCTCTGA
- a CDS encoding glycoside hydrolase family 43 protein, translating to MLEPVYDGYFADPFLARFGDEYFVYGTADPARDDGTTFEVLRSPDLRHWRSAGSCLVPVALELGADYWAPEVAFADGSYWLYYSVGHGIDGHHIRVARSSSPIGPFDDLGLNLTPDESFAIDAHPFLDDDGSWYLYFAADVLDGERPGTHLAVAPLHGMTRLGPTTAVLAPDADWQLYERDRLLYGRRRDWYTLEGPTVVKREGGYRLLFSGGSWEGAGYGVSAATASSPLGPWLHTSRTAEVLNSADTGLIGPGHCSVLHTPDGRDLLAFHAWNPDRTKRQFYLTDLPR from the coding sequence ATGCTTGAGCCGGTTTACGACGGCTATTTCGCCGACCCGTTCCTGGCCCGCTTCGGCGACGAGTATTTCGTCTACGGCACCGCCGATCCCGCCCGTGACGACGGCACGACGTTCGAGGTGCTCCGCTCCCCCGATCTGCGCCACTGGCGATCGGCCGGCTCCTGCCTGGTGCCGGTGGCGCTCGAGCTCGGTGCCGACTACTGGGCGCCCGAGGTCGCCTTCGCCGACGGATCGTATTGGCTGTACTACTCGGTCGGGCACGGCATCGACGGCCACCACATCCGGGTCGCACGCTCGTCGTCCCCGATCGGGCCGTTCGACGACCTCGGGCTGAACCTCACACCCGACGAGTCGTTCGCGATCGACGCGCATCCCTTCCTCGACGACGATGGATCGTGGTATCTGTACTTCGCCGCCGATGTGCTCGACGGCGAACGTCCGGGAACGCACCTCGCCGTCGCGCCCCTGCACGGGATGACCCGGCTCGGCCCGACGACCGCCGTGCTTGCCCCGGATGCCGACTGGCAGCTCTATGAGCGCGACCGGCTGCTCTACGGTCGACGCCGCGATTGGTACACCCTCGAGGGCCCGACGGTCGTCAAGCGGGAGGGCGGCTATCGGCTGCTCTTCTCGGGGGGTTCGTGGGAGGGCGCCGGCTACGGCGTCTCGGCGGCCACCGCTTCGTCGCCGCTCGGGCCCTGGCTGCACACGTCTCGAACGGCCGAGGTGCTGAACTCCGCCGACACCGGGCTGATCGGACCGGGGCACTGCTCCGTGCTCCACACCCCCGACGGCCGTGACCTGCTCGCGTTCCACGCCTGGAATCCCGACCGCACCAAGCGCCAGTTCTACCTCACCGACCTCCCCCGCTGA
- a CDS encoding carbohydrate ABC transporter permease gives MAPSMLILGVFVLFPILQSLYYSFFNWTVGATTQEWVGFGNYIKLFQDPQFWNALGVTLIFTVVSVVLLVVLGFGTALALLRENLASRIVRSVFFFPTIVSLVTIGLVWKFLLDPDIGLVGGITHLLGLPPVAWLQSTTLALPTVIFVDVWKSVGFAMILFVAGLKGVPAERYEAARLDGAGNGQIIRYITLPSIRPTLLFTTLILTIQSLQVFDLVYVMTDGGPVFHTDTLVNLIYRDGFVNFQTGYASAISWVLFAIIMLISLLQLRLFRYNDVD, from the coding sequence ATGGCGCCGAGCATGCTCATCCTCGGCGTGTTTGTGCTGTTCCCCATCCTGCAATCGCTCTACTACAGCTTCTTCAACTGGACCGTCGGGGCGACCACCCAGGAATGGGTCGGCTTCGGCAACTACATCAAGCTGTTCCAGGACCCCCAGTTCTGGAACGCTCTCGGTGTCACGCTGATCTTCACCGTCGTGTCGGTCGTCCTGCTCGTGGTCCTCGGCTTCGGCACCGCACTGGCGCTCCTCCGCGAGAACCTCGCCAGCCGGATCGTGCGCTCGGTCTTCTTCTTCCCGACCATCGTCTCGCTCGTCACGATCGGACTGGTCTGGAAATTCCTCCTCGACCCGGACATCGGTCTCGTCGGCGGCATCACTCACCTGCTCGGCCTGCCGCCGGTCGCCTGGCTGCAGTCGACGACGCTCGCACTGCCGACGGTCATCTTCGTCGACGTCTGGAAGAGCGTCGGGTTCGCCATGATCCTGTTCGTCGCCGGGCTCAAAGGCGTTCCGGCCGAGCGCTACGAAGCCGCCCGGCTCGACGGGGCCGGCAACGGCCAGATCATCCGGTACATCACCCTTCCGAGCATCCGGCCCACGCTGCTGTTCACCACCCTGATCCTGACGATCCAGTCGCTGCAGGTCTTCGACCTCGTCTATGTCATGACCGACGGTGGGCCGGTGTTCCACACCGACACCCTGGTGAATCTGATCTACCGCGACGGCTTCGTGAACTTCCAGACCGGGTATGCATCCGCGATCTCGTGGGTGCTGTTCGCGATCATCATGCTCATCTCCCTCCTCCAACTCCGATTGTTCAGGTACAACGATGTCGACTGA
- a CDS encoding ROK family protein has translation MRLGIDIGGTKTDAVALDETGRLAQRIRLATGFGSAAVVETAVSAVSRLGELTGLAASGFESIGIGIPGLVDSTSGHVAHAVNLGLDRLELGGELAGRLGVGVRIENDVKAAALGAWHLMGLTGTLAYLNLGTGLAAGLVVDGRVWRGSRGIAGEIGHIPVDPNGALCACGQRGCLETVASGSGIARQWRTDDPLPVRALFAAAADGDEEARAIKARLAAGIASAVRVLVLTVDVETVVIGGGLSHLGDRLLCDVHEVLASWAQASPFLASLALPDRVRLVPEGSLAAAIGAALVGEN, from the coding sequence GTGAGACTCGGCATCGACATCGGCGGCACCAAGACGGATGCCGTGGCACTCGACGAGACCGGTCGCCTGGCCCAGCGCATCCGGCTCGCCACCGGGTTCGGTTCGGCGGCCGTCGTGGAGACCGCTGTCTCGGCCGTCTCCCGGCTGGGCGAGCTCACCGGGCTCGCCGCCAGCGGCTTCGAATCGATCGGCATCGGCATCCCGGGCCTCGTCGACAGCACATCCGGCCACGTGGCCCACGCGGTGAACCTGGGGCTCGACCGGCTGGAACTCGGCGGCGAACTCGCCGGACGTCTCGGCGTCGGTGTGCGCATCGAGAACGACGTGAAGGCGGCGGCGCTCGGCGCCTGGCATCTGATGGGCCTGACCGGCACCCTGGCCTACCTCAACCTGGGCACCGGACTCGCGGCCGGTCTCGTCGTCGACGGCCGGGTCTGGCGCGGATCACGGGGCATCGCCGGCGAGATCGGGCACATCCCGGTCGACCCGAACGGCGCGCTCTGCGCCTGCGGGCAGCGGGGCTGTCTGGAGACGGTGGCCAGCGGTTCGGGCATCGCCCGGCAGTGGCGCACCGACGATCCACTCCCTGTTCGCGCACTGTTCGCCGCGGCCGCCGACGGCGACGAGGAGGCGCGCGCGATCAAGGCTAGGCTGGCTGCGGGCATCGCCTCCGCGGTGCGTGTCCTCGTGCTGACCGTCGACGTCGAGACCGTCGTCATCGGTGGTGGCCTCAGCCACCTCGGGGACCGCCTGCTGTGCGATGTCCACGAGGTGCTCGCTTCGTGGGCGCAGGCGTCGCCGTTCCTGGCTTCGCTCGCGCTCCCCGATCGCGTGCGGCTCGTCCCAGAAGGATCACTAGCCGCGGCCATCGGCGCGGCACTCGTAGGAGAGAACTAA
- a CDS encoding carbohydrate ABC transporter permease, producing MSTEARLTSRRRVSAPRAFGASLKWVFLGIGVVVAIVPFIWMVSGSFRSESDLFGNPASLFPTTFTLHGYIAVWEQLPFLRLLANSFIFAGVTTALCLLFDSLCAYALARLHFRGRNVAFVLVIATLMVPFQVTLIPVFIELFHFGWLNTYQGLIIPRATSAFGIFLLRQFFISIPTELDEAARIDGAGHLRIYWKIIMPLAKPALATVAILNFMALWNDLLWPLVVTSSPDMLTLPAGLTLFGGQHVTDHAVLLAGATISLLPIALGFFFAQKYFVAGVATTGLK from the coding sequence ATGTCGACTGAAGCCCGCCTCACCAGTCGTCGCCGGGTGAGCGCTCCCCGAGCGTTCGGCGCCTCCCTCAAATGGGTCTTCCTCGGCATCGGTGTCGTCGTCGCGATCGTGCCGTTCATCTGGATGGTCTCGGGGTCGTTCCGCAGCGAGTCGGATCTCTTCGGCAACCCGGCGAGCCTGTTCCCGACGACCTTCACCCTGCACGGCTACATCGCCGTCTGGGAGCAGCTCCCGTTCCTCCGACTGCTGGCCAACTCGTTCATCTTCGCCGGCGTCACGACCGCGCTCTGCCTGCTCTTCGACTCGCTGTGCGCGTATGCGCTGGCGCGGTTGCACTTCCGCGGCCGCAACGTGGCGTTCGTGCTCGTGATCGCGACGCTGATGGTGCCGTTCCAGGTCACCCTCATCCCCGTTTTCATCGAGCTCTTCCACTTCGGGTGGCTGAACACCTACCAGGGGCTGATCATCCCCCGGGCGACCAGTGCGTTCGGCATCTTCCTGCTCCGGCAGTTCTTCATCAGCATCCCGACCGAGCTCGACGAGGCGGCGAGGATCGACGGTGCCGGACATCTGCGCATCTACTGGAAGATCATCATGCCGCTCGCGAAGCCGGCGCTGGCCACCGTCGCCATCCTGAACTTCATGGCGTTGTGGAACGACCTGCTCTGGCCGCTCGTCGTCACCAGTTCCCCCGACATGCTGACGCTGCCGGCCGGGCTCACCCTTTTCGGCGGCCAACATGTCACCGATCACGCGGTGCTACTCGCCGGCGCCACCATCTCCCTCCTGCCCATCGCCCTCGGCTTCTTCTTCGCTCAGAAGTACTTCGTCGCCGGCGTGGCCACCACCGGACTGAAATGA
- a CDS encoding ABC transporter substrate-binding protein, giving the protein MRTTKALIALGVASSLLALTACSGTTSSSSGGKVDLTVWTGFTGGDRPGYEQIVKDFNASHPNITVTMTVQPWDTIQQKLPSAWLTGQGPDIAAPSSDPNAIAQYVKTNSVLPLTATGDGDDKINVSKLAPGTVKEFTYNDKLYAIPANFATLSLYYNKKAFAAAGIAAAPTTLAEFQDDAKKLTLEQGQKQYGLVLADNQTIQMWPVLQWLAGGDIVNDKNCSVVQTTAGQNSLKQWSDLVVNDKISPVGLTGAQADSVFSAGKAAMEINGPWAAAGYKAAGIDLGIATIPVGVSGKVTLGSTAPLAVSAKTKHPQEAQEFLAYWTSKSVQQKFSLLTGFPPLRTDLSDDAKLKADPTVSVFASQVPDARLYLPHVPNATQVDANGYVPLIGQITRGQSVDSATQSAAKTIDGLTGCSGQ; this is encoded by the coding sequence ATGAGAACAACGAAGGCCCTGATCGCGCTCGGAGTCGCGTCATCGCTGCTCGCGCTGACCGCGTGCTCCGGCACGACATCCAGCTCGTCCGGCGGCAAAGTCGACCTGACCGTCTGGACCGGTTTCACCGGCGGAGACCGCCCCGGCTATGAACAGATCGTCAAAGACTTCAACGCCTCGCATCCGAACATCACGGTGACGATGACCGTGCAGCCGTGGGACACGATCCAGCAGAAGCTCCCGTCGGCCTGGCTCACCGGTCAGGGGCCCGACATCGCGGCCCCGAGCAGCGACCCGAACGCCATCGCGCAGTACGTGAAGACGAACTCCGTGCTCCCGCTCACCGCCACCGGTGACGGCGACGACAAGATCAACGTCTCCAAGCTCGCCCCCGGCACGGTGAAGGAGTTCACCTACAACGACAAGCTGTATGCGATCCCCGCCAACTTCGCCACGCTGAGCCTCTACTACAACAAGAAGGCCTTCGCGGCGGCCGGCATCGCCGCGGCGCCGACCACGCTGGCGGAGTTCCAGGACGACGCCAAGAAGCTCACGCTCGAGCAGGGCCAGAAACAGTATGGTCTGGTGCTGGCCGACAATCAGACGATCCAGATGTGGCCCGTGCTGCAGTGGCTCGCCGGCGGCGACATCGTGAACGACAAGAACTGCAGCGTCGTGCAGACCACGGCCGGCCAGAACAGCCTGAAGCAGTGGAGCGACCTCGTCGTGAACGACAAGATCTCCCCGGTCGGGCTCACCGGCGCCCAAGCCGACTCGGTGTTCTCCGCAGGCAAGGCCGCGATGGAGATCAACGGCCCGTGGGCCGCGGCCGGCTACAAGGCCGCCGGCATCGACCTCGGCATCGCGACCATCCCGGTCGGCGTGAGCGGAAAGGTCACGCTCGGCTCCACGGCGCCCCTGGCGGTCTCGGCCAAGACAAAGCACCCGCAGGAGGCCCAGGAGTTCCTCGCCTACTGGACGAGCAAATCCGTGCAGCAGAAGTTCTCGCTGCTCACCGGCTTCCCGCCCCTGCGCACCGACCTCAGCGACGACGCCAAACTGAAAGCCGACCCGACCGTTTCCGTCTTCGCCAGTCAGGTTCCTGATGCACGTCTCTACCTGCCGCACGTGCCGAACGCCACGCAGGTCGACGCCAACGGCTACGTGCCCCTGATCGGCCAGATCACCCGCGGGCAGTCCGTCGACTCGGCGACACAGTCGGCGGCGAAGACCATCGACGGCCTGACGGGGTGCAGCGGCCAGTGA
- a CDS encoding family 1 glycosylhydrolase produces MNDRFDSDRFVWLAGIEDTCVYPPGEFEMRPLDEYDLTEHTLHWREDLDAVRSLGASAVRYGVNWPLVHPAEGEFDWTMLDERLDYATRELGLTVVADLVHYGTPTWLTASFADARYPAAVADFAGRFAARYRGVVDHITPLNEPLTTASFCGLRGIWPPALTGWDGWTRVTLGIVHGMAATIDAVRAANPEAVIVHVEASSLYRSDDPGLQAHANLLESVGLLPTDLLLGLVGPDHDRHDWLLAHGAHADELARLTENPPTIDIMGVNYYPDLSPRTLTGPASEVVQHATNRWTDGLAQSLRRYEARYGLPLLITETSIEGDDETRTSWFDASTRLVDELREDGMDIRGYTWWPLLDFVDWSYATGGRNVEEFALPDELVQARRSSTDVLAAPDGTADTVVAKTPFLRRMGLLRLDETPDGSLDRVWTDAAHRYQQRAAESLAASDADESHA; encoded by the coding sequence ATGAACGACAGATTCGACAGCGACCGCTTCGTCTGGCTGGCCGGCATCGAAGACACCTGCGTCTATCCGCCCGGGGAGTTCGAGATGCGCCCCCTCGACGAGTACGACCTCACCGAGCACACCCTGCACTGGCGGGAAGACCTCGACGCGGTGCGGAGCCTCGGCGCCTCCGCTGTAAGGTACGGCGTCAACTGGCCGCTCGTGCATCCGGCGGAGGGTGAGTTCGACTGGACCATGCTCGACGAACGCCTCGACTACGCGACCCGGGAGCTCGGTCTCACCGTGGTGGCGGATCTCGTGCACTACGGCACACCCACCTGGCTCACCGCGTCGTTCGCCGACGCGCGCTACCCCGCGGCGGTCGCCGACTTCGCCGGTCGTTTCGCCGCCCGATACCGCGGCGTCGTCGACCACATCACCCCGCTCAACGAGCCGCTGACCACGGCATCGTTCTGCGGATTGCGAGGAATCTGGCCGCCGGCCCTCACCGGCTGGGACGGCTGGACGCGGGTCACCCTGGGAATCGTGCACGGGATGGCCGCCACGATCGATGCGGTCCGGGCCGCCAACCCGGAGGCCGTCATCGTTCATGTCGAGGCGTCCTCGCTCTACCGTTCGGACGACCCCGGGCTGCAGGCGCATGCGAACCTCCTGGAGAGCGTCGGCCTGCTCCCCACGGATCTCCTGCTCGGGCTGGTCGGTCCCGACCACGACCGTCACGACTGGCTGCTCGCTCACGGCGCGCATGCCGACGAGCTGGCCCGTCTCACCGAGAACCCGCCCACGATCGACATCATGGGTGTCAACTACTACCCCGACCTCTCGCCGCGGACTCTGACCGGGCCGGCCTCCGAGGTGGTGCAGCACGCGACGAACCGTTGGACCGACGGGCTGGCGCAGAGCCTGCGCCGTTACGAGGCGCGCTACGGTCTCCCGCTCCTCATCACCGAGACGAGCATCGAAGGCGACGACGAGACGCGGACCAGCTGGTTCGATGCCTCGACACGGCTCGTCGACGAACTCCGAGAGGATGGCATGGACATCCGCGGCTACACCTGGTGGCCGCTGCTCGACTTCGTCGACTGGTCGTATGCGACCGGAGGTCGCAACGTCGAGGAGTTCGCCCTCCCCGACGAGCTCGTTCAGGCCCGCCGATCGTCCACCGATGTGCTCGCTGCGCCCGACGGGACCGCGGACACCGTCGTCGCGAAGACGCCGTTCCTGCGCCGGATGGGGCTGCTGCGTCTCGACGAGACCCCCGATGGCAGCCTCGACCGCGTCTGGACGGATGCCGCCCACCGGTACCAGCAACGGGCCGCAGAGAGCCTCGCCGCCTCCGACGCGGACGAGTCGCATGCTTGA